The following coding sequences lie in one Cannabis sativa cultivar Pink pepper isolate KNU-18-1 chromosome 5, ASM2916894v1, whole genome shotgun sequence genomic window:
- the LOC115717226 gene encoding trihelix transcription factor GT-3b, protein MYEWGDDEGRRTTTSTRTMMVMMGRSAQGQGQWGQEETKEFIKIRTELERDSALTKRSKVLWDAVSSKMLERGFIRTSDQCKCKWKNLLNRYKGQETSDRENGRQCTFFEELHALFSEREKNMQRLLLETEMGSPRSRKKMKGPSNAGQSSDEFSENEENDKEGIDEETPTTTTSTLRKRKGEKIALDKSLKATNAAAAASMSGETDIREMLKQFFEQQQMIEKQWMDMMDRRANEQQLFEQEWRQSMEKLERERLMVEQSWREREEQRRIREESRAERRDALLTSLLNNLLHEN, encoded by the exons ATGTACGAATGGGGAGATGATGAGGGCAGAAGAACGACGACGTCGACGAGAACGATGATGGTGATGATGGGGCGTTCTGCTCAGGGACAGGGGCAGTGGGGTCAGGAGGAGACCAAGGAATTCATCAAAATCCGTACCGAACTGGAGAGGGACTCTGCTCTAACGAAGCGCAGCAAGGTCCTATGGGACGCTGTCAGCTCCAAGATGTTAGAAAGAGGTTTCATTCGAACATCTGATCAGTGTAAGTGCAAGTGGAAGAACCTTCTCAATCGCTATAAG GGACAGGAAACATCTGACCGAGAAAATGGTCGGCAATGTACATTCTTTGAGGAATTACATGCACTCTTTTCTGAAAGGGAGAAGAACATGCAGCGCTTGCTTCTGGAAACTGAAATGGGTTCTCCCAGGTCtaggaaaaagatgaagggaccATCAAATGCTGGCCAATCCTCTGATGAATTTTCAGAAAATGAGGAGAATGACAAAGAGGGCATTGATGAAGAGACCCCTACTACTACTACAAGCACTCTTCGTAAAAGAAAGGGTGAAAAAATTGCTTTGGACAAGTCTTTAAAGGCTACCAATGCTGCTGCTGCAGCGTCTATGAGCGGTGAGACTGATATCAGGGAAATGCTTAAGCAATTTTTTGAGCAACAACAGATGATAGAGAAACAGTGGATGGACATGATGGATAGGCGCGCAAATGAGCAGCAGTTGTTTGAACAGGAATGGCGACAGTCAATGGAGAAGCTTGAGAGAGAAAGATTAATGGTTGAGCAGTCTTGGAGGGAAAGGGAAGAACAGAGAAGAATAAGAGAAGAGAGCCGAGCTGAGAGGAGGGATGCCCTTCTAACATCTCTCTTAAACAATCTCCTCcatgaaaattga
- the LOC133037839 gene encoding uncharacterized protein LOC133037839 produces MAFPILSSLVPPAIASTIAIQLKSYLDSSAASSSSISNWEIMSSHDHENNFNFMTHNYIRIDMDVDIDHYTILGLPMGEDGANKLTEKKILKVYTCNQINYLISFVLVIVLIVHILI; encoded by the exons ATGGCATTTCCCATTTTGTCCTCGCTTGTTCCACCTGCGATAGCAAGCACGATAGCCATACAACTCAAG agTTACTTGGACTCATCAgcagcatcatcatcatcaatatcTAATTGGGAAATTATGTCATCTCATGATCACGAgaataatttcaattttatgaCTCATAATTA CATTAGAATAGATATGGATGTTGATATAGATCACTATACTATTCTTGGCCTACCAATGGGTGAGGATGGTGCTAATAAGCTTACAGAGAAAAAGATATTAAAGGTGTATACCTGTAACCAGATAAATTACCTGATAAGTTTTGTATTAGTTATTGTTCTTATTGTCCATATTCTGATATAA